A single Vigna radiata var. radiata cultivar VC1973A chromosome 8, Vradiata_ver6, whole genome shotgun sequence DNA region contains:
- the LOC106771705 gene encoding probable 2-oxoglutarate-dependent dioxygenase AOP1, whose translation MERQSVRENPLPVVDFSNENMKPGTDTWLAACAMVRRGFEEHGCFLAHFDKVAPNLINSVFCAMEQLFDLPLETKRRKTSDKPNHGYTGQVPTSPLFESFAIHNPSNLKHCQNFSNIMWPTGNHHLCESVNEYAKLLQELDRTVKRMVFDSYGLDKVKCESFLESTEYSFRSYKYKIPAMDESNVGVNSHTDSTFITILHQRVDGLEVQLKDGEWFAIHASSPFFCVLAGDAFMVWSSERIRACEHRVILRSNVTRYSLGLLSYSVEMVQTLEDLVDEEHPIRYKPFDHYSYVGFRFTEEAVKCTSRIKAYCGI comes from the exons ATGGAAAGGCAAAGTGTGCGTGAAAATCCTCTTCCTGTTGTTGACTTCTCCAATGAAAATATGAAGCCTGGCACTGATACATGGCTTGCAGCATGTGCAATGGTGCGTAGAGGATTTGAGGAACACGGTTGTTTCCTAGCACACTTCGACAAGGTTGCTCCAAACCTTATAAATTCCGTTTTCTGTGCAATGGAACAACTCTTTGATCTTCCACTGGAAACCAAAAGGAGAAAAACCAGTGACAAACCCAACCATGGCTACACTGGACAAGTACCCACCTCCCCTCTGTTCGAATCCTTTGCCATTCATAATCCATCCAACCTTAAACATTGTCAAAACTTCTCAAACATTATGTGGCCAACAGGAAATCATCATTTGTG TGAAAGTGTGAACGAGTATGCGAAGTTATTACAAGAGCTGGACCGAACGGTGAAGAGAATGGTGTTTGATAGCTATGGCCTGGACAAGGTGAAATGCGAGTCGTTCCTGGAATCAACCGAATATAGTTTTCGAAGCTACAAATATAAGATACCCGCGATGGATGAGAGCAACGTGGGGGTGAATTCTCATACGGATTCAACATTTATAACCATATTGCATCAGAGGGTAGATGGATTGGAAGTTCAATTGAAAGATGGAGAATGGTTTGCTATTCATGCCTCATCACCTTTCTTTTGTGTCTTGGCTGGTGATGCATTTATG GTGTGGAGTAGTGAAAGGATTCGAGCTTGTGAACACCGTGTGATTCTGAGATCAAATGTAACAAGGTACTCCTTAGGGTTACTTTCATACAGTGTTGAGATGGTGCAAACATTAGAGGATTTAGTCGATGAAGAACATCCAATACGGTATAAGCCATTCGACCATTATTCGTATGTTGGTTTTCGTTTCACAGAAGAAGCCGTAAAGTGTACAAGTCGTATCAAAGCTTATTGTGGTATTTAA
- the LOC106771498 gene encoding probable 2-oxoglutarate-dependent dioxygenase AOP1: MGSEQHPRIPVLDFSMEDLKPGSDSWLERCRSVRQALEEHGCFVAVYDKVCDELENGVFCSMKELFDLSPETKRRNTYEGSPLKGYAGQIPQIPLHQSLGIDEGTTLEGIQSFTHNMWPKGNHHFCKYIFEYAKVAEELDKMVGRMIFESYGLSEYYESYMRSTGYLLRLLAHTAPEEVEPQLGLVAHTDKSFTTILHQNHVNALMVETRNGVWIHVDFSATNSFVVLAGDGLMAWSNDRIQSPYHKVVMNGNETRYSLGLFAFYKGILKVPQELIDEEHPVQYKPFDHLGLLNFTYSANMKAYCGV; this comes from the exons ATGGGTTCTGAACAACATCCTAGGATTCCTGTTCTAGATTTCAGCATGGAAGATTTGAAGCCAGGGAGCGATTCCTGGTTAGAAAGATGCAGAAGTGTGCGGCAAGCACTTGAAGAACATGGTTGTTTCGTAGCTGTGTATGATAAAGTTTGTGATGAGCTAGAAAACGGTGTTTTCTGCTCCATGAAGGAGCTGTTCGATCTCTCACCTGAAACCAAACGAAGAAACACATATGAGGGTTCGCCATTGAAGGGCTACGCTGGACAAATCCCCCAGATTCCCCTCCACCAAAGCCTGGGAATAGATGAGGGAACAACCCTAGAGGGAATTCAAAGCTTTACCCATAATATGTGGCCTAAAGGCAATCATCACTTTTG taaatatatatttgagtaTGCAAAGGTAGCAGAAGAATTGGACAAGATGGTGGGCAGAATGATATTTGAAAGTTATGGTCTTTCAGAATACTATGAGTCATACATGCGGTCTACAGGTTATCTCCTTAGGCTTTTGGCACACACAGCACCAGAAGAGGTTGAGCCTCAACTGGGTCTTGTGGCTCACACTGACAAGAGCTTCACCACAATTCTTCACCAAAATCATGTCAATGCACTCATGGTGGAGACAAGGAATGGTGTCTGGATTCATGTCGATTTCTCTGCGACAAATTCCTTTGTTGTCCTGGCTGGTGATGGACTCATG GCTTGGAGCAATGACAGAATACAGTCCCCTTATCATAAGGTTGTGATGAATGGGAATGAAACAAGGTACTCTCTTGGTCTGTTTGCCTTCTACAAAGGAATTCTGAAAGTGCCTCAAGAGCTTATTGATGAAGAACATCCAGTGCAGTATAAGCCCTTTGATCATCTTGGATTACTAAACTTCACTTACAGTGCTAATATGAAAGCTTATTGTGGTGTGTGA
- the LOC106772743 gene encoding triacylglycerol lipase SDP1 — MDHISNEARVDPFAIGPSSILGRTIAFRVLFCKSMLKLRYQIHFVLLDIFYDFRRFWGPIVSWLHPRNPQGILAMMTIVAFLLKRYAKVKVRAEMVYRRKFWRNMMRSALTYEEWAHAAKMLDRETPKMNESDLYDVELVSNKLEELRHRRQEGSLRDIIFCMRADLVRNLGNMCNPEVHKGRLQMPRLIKEYIDEVTTQLRMVCNSDSEELALEEKLSFMHETRHAFGRTALLLSGGASLGAFHVGVVKTLVEHKLMPRIIAGSSVGSIVCSIVATRSWPELQSFFEDSLQSLQFFDQLGGIFTVVKRVATYGAVHEIRQLQVMLRNLTSNLTFQEAYDMTGRILGITVCSPRKHEPPRCLNYLTSPHVVIWSAVTASCAFPGLFEAQELMAKDRSGEIVPYHPPFNLGPEKGSTPVRRWRDGSLEIDLPMMQLKELFNVNHFIVSQANPHIAPLLRLKEFIRAYGGNFAAKLAHLVEMEVKHRCNQVLELGFPLGGLAKLFAQDWEGDVTVVMPATLSQYLKIIQNPSYVELQKATNQGRRGTWEKLSAIKANCGIELALDESVAILNHVRRLKRSAERAAAASHGLPTIVKFSGSRRIPSWNVLARENSTGSLEDLHADAASSLHQGLISPRGATGKNLKSHRSNHEASDSESESADLNSWTRSGGPLMRTTSSDMFIDFFQNLEVDTDLNRSKVTQISPRDFQHHSSRHTTPDKCSESTEYDQKENGNRVVMNGSNILVSEGDLLQPGTIHNGIVFNVVKKEGLTPSNWNQDNNSCNSEVVECVQIDFPGKEMDASSSASENGDEESTMSRSLTEKLDYSSTDMDHSIADS; from the exons ATGGATCATATAAGTAACGAGGCTAGGGTTGACCCTTTCGCGATTGGCCCCTCTAGCATTCTTGGCAGGACTATTGCTTTCAGGGTTCTCTTCTGCAAGTCTATGTTAAAATTGAGGTATCAGATACATTTTGTGCTGTTGGATATCTTCTACGATTTTAGGAGATTTTGGGGACCCATTGTGTCATGGTTGCACCCAAGAAATCCACAGGGGATATTGGCAATGATGACAATAGTTGCTTTCTTGTTGAAACGGTACGCCAAAGTGAAGGTGAGAGCTGAAATGGTATATAGGCGGAAATTTTGGAGAAATATGATGAGATCTGCATTGACCTATGAGGAATGGGCTCATGCAGCCAAAATGCTTGATAGAGAGACACCAAAGATGAATGAATCAGACCTTTATGATGTGGAGCTGGTGAGTAACAAGCTTGAAGAGCTGCGCCATCGCAGGCAAGAGGGGTCTCTTAGggatataatattttgtatgcGTGCAGATCTTGTTAGAAATCTTGGTAATATGTGTAACCCTGAAGTTCACAAAGGTAGGCTTCAGATGCCAAGACTTATCAAGGAGTATATTGATGAGGTAACAACTCAGTTGAGAATGGTGTGCAACTCTGATTCGGAGGAGCTTGCATTAGAAGAAAAACTTTCTTTCATGCATGAAACTAGACATGCATTTGGGAGGACTGCTTTGTTGCTAAGTGGGGGTGCTTCCCTTGGAGCTTTTCATGTCGGAGTGGTTAAAACACTGGTAGAACACAAACTTATGCCGAGGATAATTGCTGGTTCAAGTGTGGGATCCATCGTGTGCTCCATTGTTGCCACAAGGTCTTGGCCCGAGCTTCAAAGTTTTTTCGAGGATTCACTGCAGTCATTACAGTTTTTTGACCAATTAGGTGGGATTTTTACAGTTGTGAAGAGGGTTGCAACATATGGTGCAGTTCATGAGATCAGACAATTGCAAGTGATGCTGAGGAATCTAACAAGCAATCTTACATTTCAAGAAGCATATGATATGACGGGTCGAATTCTTGGGATTACAGTTTGTTCCCCAAGAAAGCATGAACCACCTAGATGTCTTAATTACTTGACTTCACCTCACGTTGTTATATGGAGTGCAGTCACTGCTTCTTGTGCCTTTCCTGGCCTTTTCGAGGCTCAGGAATTGATGGCAAAGGATAGAAGTGGAGAGATTGTTCCTTACCATCCTCCATTTAATTTGGGTCCTGAAAAGGGTTCTACTCCAGTGCGCCGTTGGAGGGATGGTAGCTTGGAGATTGATTTACCTATGATGCAGTTGAAAGAGCTGTTCAACGTCAACCATTTTATAGTTAGTCAGGCCAATCCCCATATTGCACCATTATTGAGATTGAAAGAGTTTATACGAGCTTATGGAGGTAATTTTGCAGCAAAG CTTGCTCATCTAGTAGAGATGGAGGTGAAACATAGATGTAATCAAGTACTGGAACTTGGCTTTCCATTGGGTGGGCTTGCCAAACTCTTTGCTCAAGACTGGGAGGGTGATGTAACAGTTGTTATGCCTGCAACTCTTTCTCAG TACTTAAAGATCATACAGAACCCTTCTTATGTGGAACTTCAGAAGGCAACCAACCAAGGGAGAAGAGGCACTTGGGAGAAGCTTTCTGCCATAAAAGCAAACTGTGGAATTGAGCTTGCTCTTGATGAGTCTGTTGCAATTCTCAATCATGTAAGACGTCTGAAAAGAAGCGCTGAGAGAGCTGCTGCTGCCTCTCATGGTCTCCCCACCATAGTCAAATTCAGTGGTTCAAGAAGAATTCCCTCGTGGAATGTCCTTGCTCGAGAGAATTCTACAGGGTCCCTAGAAGACCTTCATGCAGATGCTGCTTCCTCATTGCATCAAGGTCTTATCAGTCCCAGAGGAGCCACTGGTAAAAACTTGAAGTCCCATCGTAGCAATCATGAGGCAAGTGACAGTGAATCTGAAAGTGCTGACTTGAATTCTTGGACCAGATCCGGTGGGCCTTTGATGAGAACTACGTCATCTGATATGTTCATTGATTTTTTCCAAAACTTAGAAGTTGACACTGACCTTAACAGAAGCAAGGTGACTCAGATCAGCCCTCGTGATTTTCAGCATCACAGTTCAAGGCACACAACTCCTGATAAGTGCTCCGAGAGCACAGAATATGATCAGAAAGAAAATGGCAACAGGGTTGTCATGAATGGATCCAACATATTGGTATCTGAAGGTGATCTTCTGCAGCCTGGAACAATCCATAATGGGATTGTGTTCAATGTTGTCAAGAAAGAAGGCTTGACACCTTCAAACTGGAATCAGGATAATAACAGTTGTAACAGTGAAGTTGTTGAATGTGTACAGATTGACTTTCCAGGGAAGGAAATGGATGCTTCTAGTTCGGCTTCTGAAAATGGTGATGAGGAATCCACAATGTCCAGGTCTTTAACTGAAAAACTAGATTATAGTTCTACAGATATGGATCACAGTATTGCTGACAGTTAA